The following are encoded in a window of Phaseolus vulgaris cultivar G19833 chromosome 3, P. vulgaris v2.0, whole genome shotgun sequence genomic DNA:
- the LOC137839233 gene encoding uncharacterized protein produces MVNDAFGNFFYDDNVEDDENMRPRSSEMMPDEIAEYLKFMHDGQQSLYEGCGKYSKLSFLLKLYHIKCLCRMTDKAMSMILELLADAFDYAKIPCSFYEAKKIINKLSLHYTKIDACLNDCMLYYGEDKDKEVCKKCNESRWKRRKKNKTIDGTMKKKKKVPAKVLRYFPLKPRLQRMLMSSKIAEHMQWHASGSTNEGILRHPRDSEAWKNFDLMNPQFVSDDRNVRLGLAADGFNPFGDLSTSHSTWSIVLIPYNLPPWMCMKQSSFILSMIIPAILTISDFPGLGTLSGWNTHTGLACPRCNFDTTPKKIQGKFCFMNHRRWLNARHKFRLARIHFDGSVENRNPPLTILGTNVLRQVENVNIIFGKEPEVEELGKKQRRDHQAIDGPLQWRKKSKKSKDNLKARKDLKDWGVRPDLWPDENNKYLPAIYTLTKENKHTFLTTLKNITVPDGYSSNISRCVDVKQCKLGGLKSHDSHVLMEQLLPLAMRKTLPKEVCYVLIDLCSFLRNLCSKVLKVDELNQLQNRVVFTLCHMEILFPLAFFTVMVHLIVHLVEDAKLGGPVQYRWMYPIERYLGKLKSYVRNKAQPEGSIVEGYMAEESLTFCSRYLNEIETVFNRIRRVNDEPYTMSSSASTLFPPVGKPIGSFTYFSLSTKEKLQAHRHILTNCAQVDPFLQ; encoded by the exons ATGGTTAATGACGCATTCGGAAATTTTTTCTATGATGATAACGTGGAGGATGATGAGAATATGCGTCCTAGATCAAGCGAAATGATGCCTGATGAAATTGCTGAGTATCTGAAGTTTATGCATGATGGGCAACAAAGTTTGTATGAAGGATGTGGCAAGTACTCTAAACTTTCTTTCTTGCTCAAATTGTACCACATCAAATGTCTATGTAGAATGACTGACAAGGCAATGTCAATGATATTGGAGTTGTTAGCAGATGCCTTTGATTATGCTAAAATTCCATGTTCCTTCTATGAAgctaagaaaatcattaataagCTTAGCCTTCATTACACCAAAATTGATGCTTGCCTAAATGATTGCATGTTGTACTATGGAGAAGACAAAGACAAAGAAGTTTGTAAGAAATGTAATGAATCTAgatggaaaagaagaaagaagaacaagactaTTGATGGTactatgaaaaagaaaaagaaagttccTGCTAAAGTTTTAAGATATTTTCCATTGAAGCCACGCTTACAACGAATGCTTATGTCTTCTAAAATAGCCGAGCATATGCAATGGCATGCATCAGGAAGTACAAATGAAGGCATACTAAGGCATCCGAGGGATTCTGAAGCATGGAAGAACTTTGATCTAATGAATCCTCAATTTGTTTCAGATGATCGAAATGTTAGACTTGGTTTGGCTGCTGATGGATTCAATCCATTTGGTGATTTGAGTACAAGTCATAGTACTTGGTCTATTGTACTCATACCCTACAATCTTCCTCCTTGGATGTGTATGAAGCAAAGTTCATTCATTCTTTCCATGATCATTCCTG CTATATTGACCATTAGTGATTTTCCTGGTCTTGGAACCTTATCTGGGTGGAACACACATACTGGGTTGGCTTGCCCTAGGTGTAATTTTGACACTACTCCTAAGAAGATTCAGGGTAAATTTTGTTTCATGAATCATCGACGTTGGTTAAATGCAAGACACAAATTTAGATTAGCCCGCATTCATTTTGATGGAAGTGTGGAAAATAGAAATCCTCCTTTGACAATATTAGGAACAAATGTCTTAAGACAAGTTGAGAATGTTAATATCATATTTGGGAAAGAACCAGAAGTTGAGGAATTGGGGAAAAAACAACGCAGAGATCACCAAGCTATTGATGGCCCTCTACAATGgcgaaaaaaaa GTAAAAAATCAAAAGATAACCTAAAGGCACGAAAGGACTTAAAAGATTGGGGTGTTAGACCTGATCTTTGGCctgatgaaaataataaatatcttcCTGCTATATATAcattaacaaaagaaaataagcaTACATTTCTGACAACACTAAAGAACATCACTGTTCCAGATGGCTACTCAAGTAACATTAGTAGATGTGTTGATGTCAAACAATGTAAGCTTGGAGGATTGAAAAGTCATGATTCACATGTTTTGATGGAACAACTTCTACCTTTAGCAATGAGAAAGACACTCCCTAAGGAAGTGTGCTATGTTTTGATTGATTTGTGTTCATTTTTGAGAAACTTGTGCAGTAAAGTTTTAAAAGTGGATGAACTTAACCAACTGCAAAATAGAGTTGTTTTCACATTATGTCACATGGAGATATTATTTCCTCTTGCATTTTTTACAGTCATGGTTCATTTGATTGTGCATTTGGTGGAAGATGCCAAGCTTGGAGGACCTGTCCAGTATAGATGGATGTATCCCATTGAGAGATATTTAGGAAAGTTGAAATCTTATGTGCGTAACAAGGCACAACCAGAAGGCTCAATAGTTGAAGGCTACATGGCTGAAGAGTCTTTAACCTTTTGTTCaagatatttaaatgaaattgAGACTGTATTTAATCGAATAAGGCGTGTTAATGATGAACCATATACTATGTCATCTAGTGCAAGCACTTTGTTTCCACCTGTTGGAAAACCAATTGGGTCTTTTACTTACTTCTCTTTATCAACAAAGGAAAAGTTACAAGCACATCGTCATATATTGACTAATTGTGCCCAAGTTGACCCTTTCCTTCAGTAA